A stretch of the Hippocampus zosterae strain Florida chromosome 16, ASM2543408v3, whole genome shotgun sequence genome encodes the following:
- the LOC127588921 gene encoding spermatogenesis-associated protein 22, giving the protein MKRNDNLQCRPTAGCLPVPLFNQKKRNRIPLTSTPSENNFFSHTEFMPPNSSPAPCGASGAYGSYQASGSSYDVHPSHQWNKQDMARSTQSPQHGSYQPAPTMRSYAPLPHPYKAGSTNLKMGTPGNLQRQQASGLIFATRQNQYQTCPSSQNASSQQTPHRGFSQMSQQSSCRPANPAQFGSLPRPVGPPSGQAAQTQNQWNFTSSFGPQKPTFVGKRSASPPQLTRETQTKSVPKKEPFDNSLRILTAVIDGMKHWSQFKDKVTYFFEIFATLDSAVTIGHHGAKNFLLRDGKVVVQCLFYENEQELPRLIRGQVHRCVGNYDRVRDVLVCVSIRAAKPSEVRNAQEAIKACDTHMRKLVRLLHEA; this is encoded by the exons ATGAAAAGGAATGACAATCTGCAATGCAGACCGACAGCAG GCTGCCTCCCCGTGCCGCTATTCAATCAGAAGAAAAGAAATCGAATTCCTCTGACGTCGACTCCTTCTGAGAATAACTTTTTCTCTCACACCGAATTCATGCCACCCAACAGCTCACCTGCTCCTTGTGGTGCATCAG GTGCATATGGGTCTTACCAGGCCTCAGGTTCCTCTTATGACGTTCATCCAAGTCACCAGTGGAACAAACAGGACATGGCACGATCTACTCAGTCTCCACAACATGGCAGCTATCAACCTGCACCAACGATGAGATCTTACGCGCCTTTACCACATCCGTACAAAGCTGGAAGTACAAA TTTGAAGATGGGAACACCTGGCAACCTTCAGAGACAACAGGCTTCCGGATTAATATTCGCTACCAGACAGAACCAGTATCAAACATGTCCCAGCAGTCAGAATGCCTCAAGCCAGCAGACACCTCATCGCGGGTTCTCTCAGATGAGCCAACAATCATCTTGTAGGCCGGCTAATCCCGCACAGTTCGGATCTCTGCCTCGCCCCGTCGGTCCACCTAGCGGGCAAGCTGCTCAGACACAAAACCAATGGAATTTTACGAGCAGTTTTGGACCGCAGAAGCCCACGTTTGTGGGGAAAAGGAGTGCAAGTCCACCCCAATTGACACGAGAAACTCAAACG AAAAGTGTTCCAAAAAAAGAACCGTTTGACAACTCACTCAGGATTTTGACTGCAGTCATCGACGGCATGAAACACTGGAGTCAGTTTAAAGACAAAGTCACGTATTTTTTTGAGATATTTG CCACTCTTGATTCCGCTGTCACAATTGGTCACCATGGAGCCAAAAACTTCCTGTTGAGAGATGGCAAAGTGGTCGTGCAGTGTCTCTTCTATGAAAAC gagcaaGAGCTGCCTCGCCTTATCCGTGGTCAAGTTCACCGCTGTGTCGGTAACTATGACCGCGTCAGAGATGTCCTGGTGTGTGTGTCAATTCGAGCAGCCAAGCCTTCAGAGGTCAGAAATGCTCAGGAGGCCATCAAAGCCTGCGACACTCACATGCGCAAACTCGTCAGATTACTTCATGAAGCCTGA